The Metamycoplasma phocicerebrale genome includes a region encoding these proteins:
- the pheS gene encoding phenylalanine--tRNA ligase subunit alpha, which yields MFDLEKIKNFEDLKLAKNEFSSSLELKELINKLKNANKDEKAFYGKKIQELKSKAEEFFEVAKNKINELEIEKKLQNEFVDFATPIDYEGSIHPINLVVNRFREWLIMNGYIELNYSEIEIDKYNFENLNIPKSHPARDMQDSLYLNDNELLRTHNTGISARALEMYANQEFSQFTIGKVYRNDEEDKTHTHQFTQLDLVSVGNVSFASLMYTLQEMLSYVLEEKIKIRLRPSYFPFTEPSVEVDVFFKNKWIEVLGAGMLHEKVLKSAGYTNSMNGFAAGIGIERITMIKYDIDDIRELYTNDKRFLKQFR from the coding sequence ATGTTTGATTTAGAAAAAATAAAAAATTTTGAAGACTTAAAATTAGCTAAAAATGAATTTTCGTCTTCTTTGGAACTTAAGGAACTAATAAATAAATTAAAAAATGCTAATAAAGATGAAAAGGCTTTTTATGGAAAAAAAATTCAAGAATTAAAAAGCAAAGCTGAGGAGTTTTTTGAAGTCGCTAAAAATAAAATTAATGAACTTGAAATTGAAAAAAAATTGCAAAACGAATTTGTTGATTTTGCAACACCTATAGATTATGAAGGTTCCATACATCCTATTAATCTTGTTGTAAATCGTTTTAGAGAATGATTAATAATGAATGGTTATATAGAATTAAATTATTCAGAAATTGAAATTGACAAATATAATTTTGAAAATTTAAACATACCTAAATCACACCCAGCTAGAGATATGCAAGATTCTTTATATTTAAATGATAATGAATTGTTAAGAACTCATAACACTGGTATTAGCGCAAGGGCCTTGGAAATGTATGCTAACCAAGAATTTTCTCAATTCACAATTGGTAAGGTATATCGCAATGATGAAGAAGATAAAACTCATACTCATCAATTTACTCAATTAGACTTGGTGAGCGTTGGAAATGTTTCTTTTGCTTCTTTAATGTACACTTTGCAAGAAATGCTTTCTTATGTCCTTGAAGAAAAAATAAAAATTAGATTGCGTCCTTCTTATTTTCCTTTTACTGAGCCTAGCGTTGAAGTAGATGTATTTTTTAAAAACAAATGAATTGAAGTATTAGGAGCTGGGATGCTTCATGAAAAAGTATTAAAATCAGCTGGATATACTAATTCTATGAATGGTTTTGCAGCTGGAATTGGAATTGAAAGAATAACAATGATTAAATATGATATTGATGACATTAGAGAACTTTACACAAATGATAAAAGATTTTTAAAACAATTTAGATAG
- a CDS encoding replication-associated recombination protein A: MKANLANSLRPQKLDDFVCSTQKRELFQSIIENKDYSSFIFYGKPGTGKTTIANILANSLNCSYDFFNAAIDNKEDLLIKIKNNNIVIIDEIHRLNKDKQDILLPYLENDFITIYGTTTENPYFKINPALRSRSHIIEIESPSTKDIIFQLNKIAFQNNIEWLKNKDIQEFIAIQSNSDFRSALNNVELINKLSKKETISLEQIKFLVPSIKFYSDKNGDAHYDLLSAFHKSLRGSDPDAALYWGLLILKSGDVDNLFRRLLCATYEDVGLANPALGQQVLSAIESYERLGMPEGYLPIGFAILNVALSPKSNSNYLAINKIKNLIDNGYIYEPPIHLKDSHYSGAKKLGRGINYKYPHDYENNYTKQEYLPNELKNKEIFNFQNQGMEKKIKEYWNKIKKEEW, encoded by the coding sequence ATGAAAGCAAATTTAGCAAATTCCTTAAGACCACAAAAATTAGATGATTTTGTTTGTTCTACACAAAAAAGAGAATTATTTCAATCAATTATTGAAAATAAAGACTACTCGTCTTTTATTTTTTATGGTAAACCGGGAACAGGAAAAACTACAATTGCTAATATTCTTGCTAATTCTTTAAATTGTAGTTATGATTTTTTTAATGCAGCTATTGATAACAAAGAAGATTTATTAATTAAAATTAAAAATAATAACATAGTAATAATCGATGAAATACATAGATTAAATAAAGATAAACAAGATATTTTATTACCTTATTTAGAAAATGACTTTATTACTATATATGGTACAACAACAGAAAATCCCTATTTTAAAATAAATCCAGCGTTAAGATCTCGTAGTCATATTATAGAAATTGAATCTCCGAGCACAAAAGATATCATATTTCAATTAAATAAAATAGCTTTTCAAAACAATATTGAATGATTAAAAAACAAAGATATTCAAGAATTTATTGCCATTCAATCTAATTCTGACTTTCGTTCAGCTTTAAACAATGTTGAATTAATAAACAAGTTATCAAAAAAAGAAACAATTTCTTTAGAGCAAATCAAATTTTTAGTACCGTCTATAAAATTTTATTCGGATAAAAATGGAGATGCACATTACGATTTACTTAGTGCTTTCCATAAATCATTAAGAGGATCTGATCCTGATGCAGCGTTATATTGAGGACTATTAATTTTAAAAAGCGGAGATGTAGATAATTTATTTAGAAGATTATTATGTGCCACTTATGAAGATGTTGGTTTAGCCAATCCTGCATTGGGTCAGCAAGTATTAAGCGCTATTGAATCATATGAAAGACTGGGTATGCCCGAAGGCTATTTGCCAATTGGCTTTGCTATATTAAATGTTGCTTTAAGCCCAAAATCTAATTCTAATTATTTGGCAATTAATAAAATAAAAAATTTAATTGATAATGGTTATATTTATGAACCTCCAATTCATCTAAAAGATTCACATTACTCAGGAGCCAAAAAATTAGGAAGAGGTATAAATTATAAATATCCACATGATTATGAAAACAATTATACAAAACAAGAATATTTGCCAAATGAATTAAAAAATAAAGAAATATTTAATTTTCAAAATCAAGGTATGGAGAAAAAAATTAAAGAATATTGAAATAAAATAAAGAAAGAAGAATGATAG
- a CDS encoding DNA alkylation repair protein: MKIEEIQKTLFLMQDLKYKKFNCNLIPEINAKEVIGVRVPNLRKFAKDLFKNNLYKKFLIKLPHKYFEENSIHGFIINEMENYDEVIKQLNIFLPYVNNWANCDLINPKKSFIKNINKLEIQIIKWTKANEIYTIRFAIKMLMTYFLDDSFKKEHLDIVLSIKSTNYYINMMRAWYFATALAKQYNSTISYIENKKIDNWTHKKTIQKAIESFRINENQKKYLKKLK; encoded by the coding sequence ATGAAAATAGAAGAAATACAAAAGACATTATTTTTAATGCAGGATTTAAAATACAAGAAATTTAATTGTAATTTAATACCAGAAATTAATGCAAAAGAAGTTATAGGAGTAAGAGTTCCTAATTTAAGAAAATTTGCAAAAGATCTTTTTAAAAATAATTTATATAAAAAATTTTTAATTAAATTACCACATAAATACTTTGAAGAGAATTCGATACATGGCTTTATTATTAATGAAATGGAAAATTACGATGAAGTTATTAAGCAATTAAATATATTTTTGCCTTATGTAAATAATTGAGCTAATTGTGATTTAATAAATCCTAAAAAATCTTTTATTAAAAATATTAATAAATTAGAAATTCAAATTATAAAATGAACTAAAGCAAATGAAATTTATACAATTAGATTTGCAATTAAAATGCTTATGACATATTTTTTAGATGATTCTTTCAAAAAAGAACATTTAGATATTGTTTTATCAATAAAATCTACAAATTATTATATAAATATGATGCGTGCTTGGTATTTTGCTACAGCCCTTGCAAAACAATATAATAGTACTATTTCTTATATTGAAAATAAAAAAATTGATAATTGAACTCACAAAAAAACAATTCAAAAAGCAATTGAAAGTTTTAGAATTAATGAAAATCAAAAAAAATATTTAAAAAAATTAAAATAA
- a CDS encoding UU173 family protein, with product MKKNKKFYSFNDFVIANTTRPWFIFNDISTDFINLNHNDLIENINDLIEEKNDNLIEESPLDLLNFNIDDIELIFDNYINKELSEENQQKIQKISTYDKLEFLEKELSKNTKLQEKFNKEDLYKNINYLFKMFNNYELLNTGLDLVSKQGIDYLIQTYKNNYKFKEEEIIFISDKQTIETKIKETQEAFKKSYKLIINPCLEYKGCISKPIFIDIQNGIFGNLNYSSKTKRKNLLKAYFDYKIISQYLEIKSIKILRPLYQNNKNVRKGILKFELSEYSSFSKGGVDSNSLKNIQAESEINAKLVSDPNFNYSNTKTKKNNVTIIEHVLNDLTSAQYDFNEKRVLIEKTKLSKYTCSFDEFLYLIKNQDNIDINWKLTKDDFINNFDNVGFNILINKNYPQYPFGAKKFFKLISNELIKEPGDDLKTQKAIEFFTNNLISINESIIQTEEYKVISDTKSKIAWFDFEGVSLPVPLVDYLRPWNQTISQTSIIKTQNNEIYETSNYVYDPLELGLNTYKKIIDDLYDNEIDYYIVYNQNYEKPRLEEIKFRLGIYLDNNKITKNEFENYANKIDFIVKRIVDLEKLFYSSKNFGWPMVSDRIINIGYIRDSYSIKKLEYFVTQNHIYKYLKHKITPYSELEVKNGASALSIATTRALNVIKDNEWAKKVEALKIYCHNDVMAMLMVADLVKFLMKNSKEYFDNFKKYNI from the coding sequence ATGAAGAAAAATAAGAAATTTTATTCTTTTAATGATTTTGTAATTGCTAATACTACAAGACCTTGATTTATTTTTAATGATATTTCAACAGATTTTATTAATTTAAATCATAATGATTTAATTGAGAATATAAATGATTTAATTGAAGAAAAAAATGATAATTTAATTGAAGAAAGCCCCTTAGATTTATTAAATTTTAATATCGATGATATTGAATTGATTTTTGATAATTATATAAATAAGGAACTTAGCGAAGAAAACCAACAAAAAATTCAAAAAATTTCTACTTATGATAAGTTAGAGTTTTTAGAAAAAGAATTATCTAAAAATACTAAATTGCAAGAAAAATTTAATAAAGAAGATTTATATAAGAATATAAATTATTTATTTAAAATGTTTAATAATTATGAGTTATTAAATACAGGTTTAGATTTAGTTTCCAAACAAGGTATAGATTATTTAATTCAAACCTATAAAAATAATTATAAATTTAAGGAAGAAGAAATAATTTTTATTTCAGATAAACAAACAATTGAAACTAAAATAAAAGAAACACAAGAAGCCTTTAAAAAAAGCTATAAATTAATAATTAATCCTTGTCTTGAGTATAAAGGTTGCATATCTAAACCTATATTTATAGATATCCAAAATGGAATATTTGGTAATTTAAATTATTCTTCAAAAACAAAAAGAAAAAATTTATTAAAAGCATATTTTGATTATAAAATAATTTCTCAATATTTAGAAATTAAAAGCATAAAAATTTTAAGGCCTTTATACCAAAATAATAAAAACGTTAGAAAAGGTATTTTAAAATTTGAACTTTCAGAATATAGCTCGTTTTCAAAAGGTGGAGTTGATAGTAATTCTTTAAAAAATATACAAGCAGAAAGTGAAATTAATGCCAAATTAGTGTCTGATCCCAATTTTAACTATTCTAATACTAAAACTAAAAAAAATAATGTTACTATAATTGAACACGTTTTAAATGATTTAACTTCAGCGCAATATGATTTTAATGAAAAAAGGGTATTAATAGAAAAAACTAAATTAAGTAAATATACTTGTTCTTTTGATGAATTTTTATACCTTATAAAAAATCAAGATAATATAGATATAAATTGAAAACTTACTAAGGATGATTTTATTAATAATTTTGACAATGTTGGTTTTAATATTCTTATTAATAAAAATTATCCCCAATATCCTTTTGGTGCTAAAAAATTTTTTAAATTAATTTCAAATGAATTAATTAAAGAACCTGGTGATGATTTAAAAACACAAAAAGCAATCGAGTTTTTTACTAATAATTTAATATCTATTAATGAAAGCATAATTCAAACTGAAGAATATAAGGTTATCAGCGATACCAAAAGCAAAATTGCTTGATTTGATTTTGAAGGAGTTAGTTTACCTGTTCCTTTAGTAGATTATTTACGTCCTTGAAATCAAACAATATCTCAGACTTCGATTATTAAAACTCAAAATAATGAAATTTATGAGACATCTAATTATGTTTACGATCCATTAGAGTTAGGTTTAAATACTTATAAGAAAATAATTGATGATTTATACGATAATGAAATAGACTATTATATAGTTTATAATCAAAATTATGAAAAACCAAGATTAGAAGAAATTAAATTTAGATTAGGAATATATTTAGATAATAATAAAATTACTAAAAATGAATTTGAAAATTATGCAAATAAAATTGATTTCATAGTTAAAAGAATAGTGGACTTAGAAAAACTATTTTATAGTTCTAAAAATTTTGGTTGACCTATGGTATCAGATAGAATTATAAATATTGGATACATAAGGGATTCTTATTCAATAAAAAAATTAGAATATTTTGTTACTCAAAACCATATTTATAAATATTTAAAACATAAAATAACCCCTTATTCAGAATTAGAAGTAAAAAATGGAGCGTCTGCTCTATCCATAGCCACAACAAGAGCATTAAACGTTATAAAGGATAATGAATGAGCTAAAAAAGTAGAAGCTTTAAAAATTTATTGCCATAATGATGTTATGGCTATGCTTATGGTTGCTGATTTAGTTAAATTTTTAATGAAAAACAGTAAAGAATATTTTGATAATTTTAAAAAATACAATATTTAA
- a CDS encoding phenylalanine--tRNA ligase subunit beta yields the protein MIFSYKTLSSLANLKTYTVEDVVEAINSIGFEVEEYRKFSDVEGIQICYVLKTYKNPEADRLTVCEVEYGDGHKAIIQTTATNMKEGQYVMSFVPGSRSKKTIFQPRKMQGIVSEGMFVGLSEIGFDPEVIPEEFQDQIFQLEKIDLNIDPISYFDLDDYLIDVSILSNRADAQSYLVMAKELAAYFDTEIKWPRKANPNLLSNFEVTNLKSTKAFSLIEASNNNLKTSLKEKMLLWKHGIKTFSNAVDLTNLVLLFAGVPCHVYSKEDLESNQFSVDYYTGKLNILGNKEIEVENALVVKNGDTPVSLAATIGLQNKQFNPQSQKAIFEIASFNILDVRKNSKQIKLTTDASQRASRDISNGSVVLAYNFLAKYLSDYSIQINAPKLHKKTILIDKAYLTKFAGFSISKTKKYHEILGKLATLDFKFKSDFSAVTFPTYRYDLESIQDFVEEVFRFYGYNNFPLKQPKLSRLNYEKNENYNFIKMLANKDYSNVRTYTLIKPENNKFNPFNFEETLNAKDSKNYDHSQIRLSFIEPLNEILTFNKKQGFDKGSYFDIGMIGREMDVLGIISNSKQFNEIKKDIISLTNQNLEFRKSSNEIFNPNVSADIFLNNEKIGYIAKIHPKLINNDAIFVEMKLNKIKNISRQFKNYRHEPLKNRDITIELKNNESISSTIQKLKNIIGIHQCKIIDVYQKTDNLKAVTLSIKIEDWAIKQFDKDFNN from the coding sequence ATGATTTTTTCATATAAAACATTAAGCAGTTTGGCTAATCTAAAAACCTACACAGTAGAAGATGTTGTTGAAGCAATAAATTCAATAGGTTTTGAAGTGGAAGAATATAGAAAGTTTTCTGATGTAGAAGGTATTCAAATTTGTTATGTTTTAAAAACATATAAGAACCCTGAAGCAGATCGTTTGACTGTTTGCGAAGTAGAATATGGCGATGGTCATAAGGCTATTATTCAAACAACAGCAACAAATATGAAAGAAGGACAATATGTTATGTCATTTGTTCCTGGTTCAAGAAGCAAAAAAACTATTTTTCAACCTAGAAAAATGCAAGGTATTGTTTCAGAAGGAATGTTTGTTGGATTATCTGAAATAGGTTTCGATCCTGAAGTTATTCCAGAAGAATTTCAAGACCAAATTTTTCAACTTGAAAAAATTGATTTAAATATTGATCCTATTAGTTATTTTGATTTAGATGATTATTTAATAGATGTTTCTATATTATCAAATAGGGCAGATGCTCAATCATATTTAGTAATGGCAAAAGAGTTAGCCGCATATTTTGACACCGAAATAAAGTGGCCAAGAAAAGCTAACCCTAATTTATTATCTAATTTTGAAGTAACAAATTTAAAATCTACTAAAGCTTTTAGTTTGATAGAAGCTTCAAATAATAATTTAAAAACATCCTTAAAGGAAAAAATGCTTTTATGAAAGCATGGAATTAAAACTTTCTCAAATGCTGTGGATTTGACTAATTTAGTTTTACTATTTGCCGGAGTACCTTGTCATGTTTATAGTAAGGAAGATTTAGAATCTAATCAATTTAGTGTTGATTATTACACAGGTAAGTTAAATATTTTAGGAAATAAAGAAATAGAAGTGGAAAATGCTTTAGTTGTAAAAAATGGTGACACACCAGTTTCTTTAGCAGCAACAATTGGTTTACAAAACAAACAATTTAATCCTCAATCACAAAAAGCAATTTTTGAAATTGCATCTTTTAACATTTTAGATGTAAGAAAAAACTCAAAGCAAATTAAATTAACGACAGATGCTTCTCAAAGAGCAAGTAGAGATATCTCTAATGGGTCTGTAGTGTTGGCTTACAATTTTTTAGCTAAATATTTAAGTGATTATTCAATTCAAATAAATGCTCCCAAATTACACAAAAAAACTATATTAATTGATAAAGCTTATTTGACAAAATTTGCTGGCTTTAGTATTTCAAAAACTAAAAAATATCATGAAATATTAGGCAAATTGGCAACATTAGACTTTAAATTTAAATCAGATTTTTCAGCAGTAACTTTTCCGACTTATCGCTATGACCTTGAAAGTATTCAAGATTTTGTTGAAGAAGTATTTAGATTTTATGGATATAATAATTTTCCTTTAAAGCAACCCAAACTTTCAAGATTGAACTATGAAAAAAATGAAAATTATAATTTTATTAAAATGTTAGCAAACAAAGACTATTCTAATGTAAGAACATATACACTTATTAAACCAGAAAATAATAAATTTAATCCTTTTAATTTTGAAGAAACATTAAATGCTAAGGATTCAAAAAATTATGATCATTCTCAAATTAGGTTATCTTTTATAGAACCTTTAAATGAAATATTGACTTTTAATAAAAAACAAGGTTTTGACAAAGGTTCTTATTTTGATATCGGAATGATTGGAAGAGAAATGGATGTTTTAGGAATTATTTCTAATTCTAAGCAATTTAATGAAATTAAAAAAGATATTATATCTTTAACTAATCAAAATTTAGAATTTAGAAAAAGTAGTAATGAAATATTTAATCCAAATGTTTCAGCTGATATATTTTTGAATAATGAGAAAATAGGATATATAGCAAAAATACACCCTAAATTAATTAATAACGATGCTATTTTTGTTGAAATGAAACTTAACAAAATAAAAAATATTTCAAGACAATTTAAAAATTACCGCCATGAACCATTAAAAAATAGAGATATTACTATAGAATTAAAAAATAATGAAAGCATCAGTTCCACTATTCAAAAATTAAAAAATATAATTGGAATACATCAATGTAAAATTATTGACGTATATCAAAAAACCGATAATTTAAAAGCAGTAACTTTATCAATTAAAATAGAAGATTGAGCAATTAAACAATTTGATAAAGATTTCAATAATTAA
- a CDS encoding NAD(P)H-dependent glycerol-3-phosphate dehydrogenase, translating to MENKIAILGSGAMGTACASILKENKQNVIIYGINDQELDDLKKGYNSKYFQNKKLYEFEVTKNLEEAIKEANYILIAIPTKFIPDVFFDLVKKINNKTIIINVSKGFWPNSTDFIHTKMDKIIKENPNIEGIVSLIGPSFAIDIINKNITLINSVSKDIQLAKKVKKLFSNEWFGVIINNDVIGAEVGSTFKNVIAIASGMAEGLGYSTNTQAALLTIGLKEMQKYSLSLGARPETIYELSGLGDLILTGLSDKSRNYCFGKSFFNKKIDENAITIEGLKALEYIYAQNKDNNKIKLPLINGLYKIVYNKENPKEIIKGLMKNLITD from the coding sequence ATGGAAAATAAAATTGCAATATTAGGCAGTGGAGCTATGGGCACAGCTTGTGCTTCTATATTAAAAGAAAATAAACAAAATGTTATTATATATGGGATAAATGATCAAGAACTTGATGATTTAAAAAAAGGTTACAATTCTAAATACTTTCAAAATAAAAAACTTTATGAATTTGAAGTGACTAAAAATTTAGAAGAAGCAATAAAAGAAGCTAATTATATATTAATAGCAATACCCACCAAATTTATTCCTGATGTTTTTTTTGATTTAGTTAAAAAAATAAACAATAAAACAATAATCATAAATGTGTCTAAAGGTTTTTGACCAAATTCTACCGATTTTATACATACTAAAATGGATAAAATAATAAAAGAAAACCCTAATATAGAAGGTATTGTATCTTTGATAGGTCCTTCTTTTGCTATTGATATAATAAACAAAAATATTACTTTAATTAATAGCGTATCAAAGGACATACAATTAGCCAAAAAAGTAAAAAAATTATTTTCAAATGAATGGTTTGGAGTCATAATTAATAATGATGTTATTGGAGCGGAAGTAGGATCTACTTTTAAAAATGTTATAGCTATAGCTTCAGGAATGGCTGAAGGTTTAGGTTATTCAACAAACACTCAAGCAGCACTCTTAACAATAGGCTTAAAAGAAATGCAAAAATATTCTTTAAGTTTGGGAGCGAGGCCAGAAACAATTTATGAATTAAGTGGGTTAGGTGATTTAATACTAACTGGATTATCGGATAAATCAAGAAATTATTGTTTTGGTAAAAGTTTTTTTAATAAAAAAATTGACGAAAATGCTATAACAATTGAAGGTTTAAAAGCGTTAGAGTATATTTATGCTCAAAATAAGGACAATAATAAAATAAAATTACCTTTAATTAATGGACTTTACAAAATAGTATATAATAAAGAAAACCCTAAAGAAATAATTAAAGGTTTGATGAAAAACCTAATTACAGATTAG
- a CDS encoding MAGa7180 family putative nuclease, with protein sequence MNDQKEIKIPSRYLYNGKHYFLDDENKVVKLEENYHKKLLAHKPGAFGAFRKITGSALGDVLELTKFNSQFSAFARISGFALPVLDKKYVNAGVKIEPKILEKLENKFNFKIKRFDAKEYNYDYFKENDLFGGLPDGYLESENLVIEIKTAGAKKFDSWNNEGISPSYIKQAQLYSYLIGAKRFTIVACFLEEDDYNNPEWVDVNKRILKNWFFNVNEKQVEDDMETCRKWYEHYTKTGISPKWNDMIDGDLIKYLRCHDSKEWEELYLEWVKVGKAVPDYEEK encoded by the coding sequence ATGAATGACCAAAAAGAAATAAAAATTCCATCTCGTTATTTATATAATGGAAAACATTATTTTTTAGATGATGAAAATAAAGTAGTTAAATTAGAAGAAAATTACCATAAAAAATTATTAGCACATAAACCAGGCGCTTTTGGGGCTTTTAGAAAAATTACAGGTTCTGCTTTAGGAGACGTTTTAGAATTAACTAAATTTAATAGTCAATTTAGTGCTTTTGCCAGAATATCAGGCTTTGCGTTGCCCGTTTTAGATAAAAAATATGTTAATGCTGGTGTTAAAATTGAACCTAAAATTTTAGAAAAATTAGAAAATAAGTTTAATTTTAAAATTAAAAGATTTGATGCTAAAGAATATAATTACGATTATTTTAAAGAAAATGATCTTTTTGGGGGATTGCCCGATGGTTATTTAGAATCTGAAAACTTAGTTATAGAAATAAAAACAGCCGGGGCCAAAAAATTTGATTCGTGAAATAATGAAGGAATTAGTCCTAGTTACATAAAACAAGCTCAACTATATTCTTATTTAATAGGAGCTAAACGTTTTACAATAGTGGCTTGTTTCCTTGAGGAAGATGATTATAATAATCCTGAATGAGTAGATGTAAATAAAAGAATTTTAAAAAATTGATTTTTTAATGTTAATGAGAAACAAGTTGAAGATGATATGGAAACATGCCGTAAATGGTATGAACACTATACAAAAACAGGAATAAGTCCTAAATGAAATGATATGATCGATGGTGATTTAATAAAATATTTAAGATGTCATGATTCAAAAGAGTGAGAAGAATTATATTTAGAATGAGTTAAAGTGGGAAAAGCGGTTCCAGATTATGAAGAAAAATAA
- a CDS encoding IS30 family transposase: MNYKAFKKYFHISYEERFFIKKLMDNGYSIRKIARQLRRSPSTVSREIKRNLDLTGNYDSCAANIKSFKRHSHKYMFKFNVNFSYKEFTKIFIQKYDKKFFGIKSTYHYIKNNFKIKLPSLRTVFNWIRSNQWTIKKHNRLRSFYKKGSKRTASVVSRLVTSASYVFPIWTRPKSIDLRQEYGHWEADLVIGKRSTGFRNILTLTERKTRIGFATFVLSKSGYEINTQLRKLIKENSLIVKSITIDNGIEFEKIGILAKWLKIKIYRAEPYASFQRGSNENWNGLIRREYKKGFNFNTINIETLQNISNKINEMPREILGWKSSKELFLKENYI, encoded by the coding sequence ATGAATTATAAAGCATTTAAAAAATATTTTCACATTTCTTATGAAGAAAGATTTTTTATCAAAAAATTAATGGATAATGGCTATTCAATACGAAAAATTGCTAGACAATTACGCAGAAGTCCTTCAACCGTTTCTAGAGAAATAAAAAGAAATCTTGATTTAACTGGAAATTATGATTCTTGTGCAGCAAATATAAAATCGTTTAAAAGACATTCTCATAAATATATGTTTAAATTTAATGTTAATTTTAGCTATAAAGAATTTACTAAAATTTTTATTCAAAAATATGACAAAAAGTTTTTTGGTATAAAATCAACATATCATTATATTAAAAATAATTTTAAAATTAAATTACCATCGCTAAGAACTGTTTTTAATTGGATAAGAAGTAATCAATGAACAATTAAAAAACATAATAGATTAAGAAGTTTTTATAAAAAGGGCAGCAAACGAACAGCTTCAGTTGTAAGCAGATTAGTTACAAGCGCTAGCTATGTTTTTCCGATTTGAACTAGACCTAAATCTATAGATTTAAGACAAGAATATGGTCATTGGGAAGCCGATCTAGTAATTGGCAAGCGCAGCACTGGTTTCAGAAATATTTTAACTTTAACAGAACGAAAAACAAGAATAGGCTTTGCAACATTTGTTTTAAGTAAATCAGGTTATGAAATTAATACTCAACTACGCAAGCTAATAAAAGAAAATAGTTTAATTGTTAAAAGTATAACAATTGACAATGGTATAGAATTTGAAAAAATAGGAATATTAGCCAAATGATTAAAAATAAAAATTTATCGAGCTGAACCTTATGCATCATTTCAACGTGGTTCAAATGAAAATTGAAATGGTTTAATTAGAAGGGAATATAAAAAAGGTTTTAACTTTAATACAATCAACATTGAAACGTTACAAAATATTTCAAATAAAATAAATGAAATGCCAAGAGAAATACTTGGTTGAAAATCTTCAAAAGAACTATTTTTAAAAGAAAATTACATCTAA
- the recU gene encoding Holliday junction resolvase RecU: MSSLHKNRGMFLETIINQTKEYYLKNNICLIHKKNLDVTFRSVDLNDKKLKLNEARIKTKSSVDYYGVYQGKFLAFEAKSTEEDFLPINNIKNHQIEYLNIVEKYKGISFWIIFFKNPGNFIFIKHKDFVQILKNKKAIHYKDALTIGKKLILSFPGILNIVENIIF; encoded by the coding sequence ATGAGTAGTTTACATAAAAATCGAGGAATGTTTTTGGAGACGATAATTAACCAAACCAAAGAATATTATTTAAAAAATAATATTTGTTTAATTCATAAAAAAAATTTAGATGTAACTTTTAGAAGCGTTGATTTAAATGATAAAAAATTAAAATTAAACGAAGCTCGTATAAAAACTAAAAGTTCAGTAGATTATTATGGAGTATATCAAGGAAAATTTTTAGCTTTTGAAGCAAAAAGCACAGAAGAAGATTTTTTACCTATAAATAATATAAAAAACCATCAAATAGAGTATTTAAATATAGTGGAAAAATATAAAGGAATATCTTTCTGAATTATCTTTTTTAAAAACCCAGGAAATTTTATTTTTATTAAACATAAAGATTTTGTTCAAATTTTAAAAAATAAAAAAGCAATCCATTATAAGGATGCTTTAACTATAGGAAAAAAATTAATTTTATCCTTTCCTGGAATTTTAAATATTGTGGAAAATATTATTTTTTAG
- a CDS encoding HU family DNA-binding protein — MTKKELIRKTSEQTGFQQAMIESIFDEMIKIIIEEIASSRQVAISGFGVFSSKYVPSKVQQHNITKENIEVPEKMDPRFKFSDVLKTKVDEFFRKTKK, encoded by the coding sequence ATGACAAAAAAAGAATTAATTAGAAAAACTTCAGAGCAAACAGGATTTCAACAAGCAATGATTGAATCTATCTTTGATGAGATGATTAAAATAATAATCGAAGAAATTGCAAGTTCTAGACAAGTAGCAATTTCTGGTTTTGGAGTTTTTTCTTCTAAATATGTTCCAAGCAAAGTTCAACAACACAATATTACAAAAGAAAACATAGAAGTGCCTGAAAAAATGGACCCACGTTTCAAATTTTCAGATGTTTTAAAAACAAAAGTTGATGAATTTTTTAGAAAAACTAAAAAATAA